In one Methanocorpusculum vombati genomic region, the following are encoded:
- the uvrC gene encoding excinuclease ABC subunit UvrC — MAGVPVPFSLADIPHSPGCYLYKDRTGTIIYVGKAKDLRKRVSSYFQKRDHDPKTQKLVQTIADVEYIATGTDEEAYLLENSLIKRHQPKYNIDLRDAKSYAYIELTKEVFPRITIARKAKGAGQFFGPFVSGKERDYVLSVVKKTFKLRSCKSMPRNNRPCLRFHIGNCTGPCAGKVSAEAYAVQCSQAEAVLKGRTAELVATLTEEMNRYSAAMEFEAAMRCRDVIGAVTHLAGRQCVSRQKDYDEDVIHFLTAAGMVYLMVFHVYSGTLGGREEFIFEESAGFFEEFLAQYYSEHAAPREVIVPEAVDESLAGYLGSVAGRKVIATVPKQGEKAKLLELARKNIELVHFGDEIRVEELRKALRLAEAPRVVECFDISHLSGTDTVASMVQFRDGRPDKRNYRRFQIKTVEGIDDFASMAEVVRRRYSRLIAEEKEMPDLILIDGGKGQLSAAKRVLDELEVDVPVISLAEREEEVFVSGVPFPLPFGKKTRANMYLQEIRDEAHRFAITYNRLLRKKRVVGK; from the coding sequence ATGGCAGGTGTGCCGGTTCCGTTTTCTCTTGCGGATATTCCCCATAGTCCGGGCTGTTATCTGTACAAGGACCGTACGGGGACGATCATTTATGTGGGGAAGGCGAAGGATCTGCGGAAGCGTGTTTCGTCGTATTTTCAGAAGCGGGATCATGATCCGAAAACGCAGAAGCTGGTGCAGACGATTGCGGATGTGGAGTATATTGCTACGGGGACGGATGAGGAGGCGTATCTTCTGGAGAATAGTCTCATTAAGCGCCATCAGCCGAAGTACAATATTGATCTGCGGGATGCGAAAAGTTATGCGTATATTGAGCTGACGAAGGAGGTTTTTCCCCGGATTACGATTGCCCGGAAGGCGAAGGGTGCGGGGCAGTTTTTCGGGCCGTTTGTGTCGGGGAAGGAGCGGGATTATGTGCTGTCTGTTGTAAAAAAGACGTTCAAGCTCCGGTCGTGTAAGAGTATGCCGAGGAATAATCGTCCGTGTTTGCGGTTTCATATCGGGAATTGTACTGGGCCGTGTGCGGGGAAGGTGAGTGCGGAGGCGTATGCGGTGCAGTGTTCGCAGGCGGAGGCGGTGCTGAAGGGGAGGACTGCGGAGCTGGTGGCTACGCTTACGGAGGAGATGAACCGGTATTCGGCAGCGATGGAGTTTGAGGCGGCGATGCGGTGCCGGGATGTGATTGGGGCGGTGACGCATCTTGCGGGGCGGCAGTGTGTGTCGCGGCAGAAGGATTATGATGAGGATGTGATTCATTTCCTGACGGCTGCGGGGATGGTGTATCTAATGGTGTTTCATGTGTATTCGGGGACGCTGGGCGGGCGGGAGGAGTTTATTTTTGAGGAGTCGGCGGGTTTTTTCGAGGAGTTTCTGGCGCAGTATTATTCGGAACATGCGGCTCCCCGTGAGGTGATTGTGCCGGAGGCAGTGGATGAGAGTCTTGCGGGGTATCTGGGGTCGGTTGCGGGGCGAAAGGTGATTGCTACGGTGCCGAAGCAGGGGGAGAAGGCGAAGCTGCTGGAGCTTGCCCGGAAGAATATTGAGCTGGTGCATTTTGGGGATGAGATACGGGTGGAGGAGCTGCGCAAAGCGCTGCGTTTAGCGGAGGCGCCGCGGGTGGTGGAGTGTTTTGATATTTCGCATCTGTCGGGGACGGATACGGTGGCGTCGATGGTGCAGTTTCGGGACGGGAGGCCGGATAAGAGGAATTACCGGAGGTTCCAGATTAAGACGGTTGAGGGGATTGATGATTTTGCGTCGATGGCGGAGGTGGTGCGGCGGCGGTATTCGCGGTTGATTGCGGAGGAGAAGGAGATGCCGGATCTGATTCTGATTGATGGGGGGAAGGGGCAGTTGTCGGCGGCGAAGCGGGTTTTGGATGAGTTGGAGGTGGATGTGCCGGTGATTTCTCTGGCAGAGCGTGAGGAGGAGGTGTTTGTGTCGGGGGTTCCGTTTCCGCTGCCGTTTGGGAAGAAGACGCGGGCGAATATGTATCTGCAGGAGATCCGGGATGAGGCGCACAGGTTTGCGATTACGTATAACCGGCTGCTGCGGAAGAAGCGGGTGGTGGGGAAGTAA
- a CDS encoding Orn/Lys/Arg decarboxylase N-terminal domain-containing protein encodes MEPTDTLSVLIIGADTKSGSAFSHNMQALINHLKDDDMNVISVDTFEGLKDGFIANGAMADCVLIDWHAKSARELIKLIREQNKYVSIFLLTEPGDLSRIPVDVFSTIDEYAWILGDTPEFIAGRIKSAARKYRKAILPPMFGALMDFSEDFEYSWHTPGHTAGTAFLKSPIGKLFYEFYGEQTFRSDLSISVGELGSLLDHSGPIGDAEQYAAKVFGADMTFFVTNGTSTSNRVVQGALVAPDEIVFVDRNCHKSLEQAFTLDHGIPVYMVPTRNRYGILGPIPQHEMEPETLAKKLADHPLASKAKNQTPAAAVVTNSTYDGVCYDAVHSEELLGQTVNTIHYDEAWYGYAKFNPMYAGRFGMHEDTRPAGDRPTVITTQSTHKLLAALSQASMIHIKNGKHPLDHALFNEAFMMHASTSPQYGIIASLDVSSKMMDMGGSALMQESINEAIHFRQMMARACGELDICKPGDWWFHAWQPDMVTMPDGKKVPFADADPEILAHNPGCWMLRPDEVWHGFPDMSENWAMLDPIKVTVLTPGMNDDGTHAEFGIPAAVVLAYLDTKGIINEKSGDYNILFLFSMGVTKGKWGTLMSALFDFKTLFDKNTPLEEVLPELVKAYPDRYGGMTLQTLAREMHQYIKATRQTQLANEACAVMPTPVMKPSDAYCYIVKGQVEHVPVDKMADRIVATGVVPYPPGIPMLMPGENAGKADGPILMYLKTLQEFDRRFPGFAHDTHGVEAIDGTYYVYCLKE; translated from the coding sequence ATGGAACCAACAGATACCCTGTCCGTCCTGATAATCGGGGCCGACACAAAATCCGGCAGTGCCTTCTCCCACAACATGCAGGCACTCATCAATCATCTGAAAGACGATGACATGAACGTAATCAGCGTCGATACATTTGAAGGCCTCAAAGACGGCTTCATCGCAAACGGTGCAATGGCCGACTGCGTCCTCATCGACTGGCATGCAAAAAGCGCCAGAGAACTGATCAAACTCATTCGTGAACAGAACAAATACGTCAGCATTTTCCTCCTTACCGAACCCGGTGACCTCTCCCGAATCCCGGTAGACGTATTCTCCACCATCGACGAATACGCATGGATTCTCGGCGACACTCCCGAATTCATTGCAGGAAGAATCAAATCCGCCGCCCGGAAATACCGCAAAGCAATTCTTCCGCCGATGTTTGGCGCACTCATGGACTTCTCCGAAGACTTCGAGTACTCCTGGCACACCCCAGGTCACACCGCAGGAACCGCATTCCTCAAATCCCCGATCGGCAAACTCTTCTACGAATTTTACGGTGAACAGACCTTCCGTTCCGACCTTTCCATCTCGGTCGGCGAACTCGGCAGTCTGCTTGACCACTCAGGCCCCATCGGTGATGCGGAACAGTATGCCGCAAAAGTATTCGGCGCAGACATGACCTTCTTCGTCACCAACGGAACCTCCACCTCCAATCGTGTAGTACAGGGCGCGCTTGTCGCTCCGGACGAGATCGTCTTTGTGGACCGGAACTGCCACAAATCCCTTGAACAGGCGTTCACCCTTGACCACGGCATTCCTGTCTATATGGTGCCGACCAGGAACCGGTACGGCATTCTCGGCCCCATCCCGCAGCATGAAATGGAACCGGAGACGCTCGCAAAGAAACTCGCCGACCATCCTCTGGCATCCAAAGCAAAGAACCAGACCCCGGCAGCTGCTGTCGTCACCAACTCAACCTACGACGGCGTCTGTTACGACGCAGTTCATTCCGAAGAACTGCTGGGACAGACCGTGAATACCATCCACTACGACGAAGCCTGGTACGGCTATGCAAAGTTCAACCCCATGTATGCCGGACGGTTCGGCATGCACGAGGATACCCGTCCGGCAGGCGACCGCCCGACGGTGATCACCACCCAGTCCACCCACAAACTGCTCGCCGCTCTTTCCCAGGCATCGATGATCCACATCAAGAACGGCAAACACCCGCTTGACCACGCTCTTTTCAACGAAGCGTTCATGATGCATGCATCCACCTCCCCGCAGTACGGCATCATTGCATCCCTTGATGTCTCCTCCAAGATGATGGATATGGGCGGCAGCGCTCTCATGCAGGAATCCATCAACGAAGCAATCCACTTCCGCCAGATGATGGCACGTGCCTGTGGGGAGCTGGACATCTGCAAACCCGGCGACTGGTGGTTCCATGCCTGGCAGCCCGATATGGTTACCATGCCGGACGGAAAGAAAGTTCCGTTTGCCGACGCCGACCCGGAGATCCTTGCCCACAATCCGGGATGCTGGATGCTCCGGCCGGACGAGGTGTGGCACGGGTTCCCGGACATGTCCGAGAACTGGGCAATGCTGGATCCGATCAAAGTCACGGTCCTTACGCCGGGTATGAACGATGACGGAACCCATGCTGAGTTCGGTATTCCGGCAGCGGTCGTGCTCGCCTACCTTGACACGAAAGGAATCATCAATGAGAAGTCCGGTGACTACAATATTCTGTTCCTCTTCTCGATGGGCGTCACGAAAGGAAAGTGGGGTACGCTCATGTCCGCACTCTTCGATTTCAAGACACTGTTTGACAAAAATACACCTCTGGAAGAGGTTTTGCCGGAGCTCGTCAAAGCATATCCGGATCGCTACGGCGGCATGACCTTACAGACGCTTGCCCGGGAGATGCACCAGTACATCAAGGCCACCCGCCAGACCCAGCTTGCCAACGAGGCCTGTGCGGTGATGCCGACTCCGGTTATGAAACCGTCAGATGCATACTGCTATATCGTCAAAGGTCAGGTTGAACATGTGCCGGTCGACAAAATGGCAGACCGCATTGTTGCAACGGGTGTTGTTCCTTACCCTCCGGGAATCCCCATGCTCATGCCGGGCGAGAACGCAGGAAAGGCTGACGGCCCGATTCTGATGTACCTGAAGACCCTGCAGGAGTTTGACCGGAGGTTCCCCGGATTTGCCCACGACACGCATGGTGTTGAGGCAATTGACGGAACCTACTATGTGTACTGTCTGAAGGAGTAA
- a CDS encoding amino acid permease translates to MTDSPAAAGTSSGSAPAKKLSSNKKLGIISLAMINVAAVLSLRNFPTMAMEGWGMIFWYVLFTVCFLIPTALVAAELASTWPKAGGIYAWVKEAFPGDGSFITIWCSWVNNLVWFPTVVSFFAATLAYAVLAPALGNNHIYMAIAMLACYWGVTLFNFYSSTKNSTLLSTVGTFLGSLIPIGIIVVLMIVWLALGNPNALGDPTVENLLPSMNMSTVTFAASMILVFAGMEMAGYHARETENPRRDYPIAMFIAAAIICIMSILGTLAVGVVIPAEEISLNAGIVQTFLSMFTHMHVEWLVIPVAIMLAIGIIAQLSTWVVGPAKGLLPAAMTGDLPPIFRKTNKYGMPLGVLVVQGIISSAFAIAMIAIPSINEGYWILTAITSLINAVMYMFMFAAFIKLRKTKPDVKRPYKLPGGKVGMWLVGGVALITLFFAFGVGLLPETNGVSYGMTQTILYVIGMLVSVLVIILLPPIILRKLKKPSWKPSDEEYQAWIAEDPE, encoded by the coding sequence ATGACTGATTCGCCAGCTGCCGCGGGCACTTCCTCAGGAAGTGCCCCGGCGAAAAAATTGAGCTCCAACAAGAAGCTCGGAATCATCTCTCTTGCGATGATCAACGTCGCCGCAGTGTTAAGTCTGCGGAATTTCCCGACGATGGCCATGGAAGGGTGGGGAATGATCTTCTGGTACGTTCTGTTTACCGTGTGTTTCCTGATTCCGACCGCTCTTGTTGCTGCCGAACTTGCCTCTACCTGGCCGAAGGCTGGAGGTATTTACGCGTGGGTGAAGGAAGCTTTTCCCGGGGACGGGAGTTTTATTACCATCTGGTGTTCCTGGGTGAACAATCTGGTCTGGTTCCCGACGGTTGTTTCGTTCTTTGCGGCAACCCTTGCCTACGCGGTTCTTGCACCGGCTCTTGGCAACAACCACATCTACATGGCAATTGCGATGCTTGCCTGTTACTGGGGGGTAACGCTCTTTAACTTCTACAGCTCGACGAAGAACTCGACGCTGCTGTCCACGGTGGGTACCTTCCTCGGGTCGCTGATTCCGATCGGTATCATTGTGGTGCTGATGATCGTCTGGCTTGCCCTTGGGAACCCGAACGCTCTCGGGGACCCGACCGTTGAGAATCTTCTGCCGTCGATGAATATGAGTACCGTGACCTTTGCAGCGAGTATGATCCTTGTGTTTGCCGGTATGGAAATGGCAGGGTATCATGCCCGTGAGACGGAGAATCCACGCAGGGATTATCCGATTGCGATGTTCATTGCTGCGGCAATTATCTGTATCATGTCGATCCTCGGAACTCTTGCGGTTGGTGTGGTGATTCCGGCTGAGGAGATCAGTCTGAATGCAGGTATCGTTCAGACGTTCCTGTCGATGTTTACCCACATGCATGTGGAGTGGCTGGTTATTCCGGTTGCGATTATGCTTGCGATCGGTATTATTGCCCAGTTGTCCACGTGGGTTGTCGGTCCGGCAAAAGGTCTGCTGCCCGCGGCAATGACCGGAGATCTTCCGCCAATCTTCCGGAAGACCAACAAGTACGGTATGCCGCTTGGTGTTCTGGTCGTGCAGGGTATCATCTCGTCGGCGTTTGCGATTGCAATGATTGCGATTCCGTCCATCAATGAGGGATACTGGATTCTGACGGCGATTACATCGCTGATCAATGCGGTGATGTACATGTTCATGTTCGCGGCGTTCATTAAGCTGCGGAAGACCAAGCCGGATGTGAAACGGCCGTACAAACTGCCGGGAGGAAAGGTCGGTATGTGGCTCGTGGGCGGTGTTGCCCTGATTACGCTGTTCTTTGCGTTTGGGGTGGGACTGCTGCCGGAGACGAATGGGGTGAGTTACGGTATGACGCAGACGATTCTGTATGTGATCGGTATGCTGGTTTCCGTGCTGGTGATTATTCTTCTGCCGCCGATCATTCTGCGGAAGCTGAAGAAGCCGTCCTGGAAACCAAGCGATGAGGAGTACCAGGCATGGATTGCGGAAGATCCGGAGTGA
- a CDS encoding DUF3089 domain-containing protein, whose translation MNTRLLLIPALILLLITAGCIAAPHTEENPLQPLDYAQEENWAYLPDPADEKPADVFYLYPTLFRTLYIDAMNTSDPAFRHGAIDDVLMKKGLFAETANIYAPFYRQTGLYSMLGNGTWTKDQYIAEKRAYEDVKAAFRYYLENYNNGKPFILAGHSQGSYRIKQLMIDLFVDPDLQDKLIAAYPIGYTISEYELAQYPQLKAAAGKTDTGVIVTYNTQGKTTSGKNTIALPGAIGINPLNWKTDTTYANASENAGAVFFYNNGSISSEIPNFTGAYLAEVDGSVVLIADSPDPASYSLPELFADGVYHVYDYYFFYENLKDNVADRTAAYFAQHATA comes from the coding sequence ATGAACACCCGTCTGCTCCTTATCCCGGCACTCATACTTCTTCTCATCACCGCAGGCTGCATCGCTGCCCCGCACACCGAAGAAAATCCTCTTCAGCCGCTGGACTACGCACAGGAAGAAAACTGGGCTTACCTGCCGGATCCTGCCGATGAAAAACCCGCGGACGTCTTCTACCTCTACCCGACGCTGTTCAGAACCCTCTACATCGATGCAATGAACACCAGTGACCCCGCATTCCGGCATGGGGCCATCGATGATGTTCTGATGAAGAAAGGACTCTTTGCAGAAACGGCAAACATCTATGCCCCCTTCTACCGGCAGACCGGCCTGTACTCCATGCTGGGAAACGGTACGTGGACAAAAGATCAGTACATCGCTGAGAAACGTGCCTATGAAGATGTAAAAGCCGCGTTCCGGTATTATCTGGAAAACTACAACAACGGAAAACCATTCATCCTTGCCGGTCACTCGCAGGGATCCTACCGGATCAAACAGCTGATGATCGATCTCTTCGTCGACCCGGACCTGCAGGACAAACTCATCGCTGCCTATCCTATCGGCTACACTATCTCGGAGTATGAACTTGCCCAGTATCCGCAGCTGAAAGCAGCTGCTGGCAAAACCGATACCGGCGTGATCGTCACCTACAACACACAGGGAAAAACCACCTCCGGCAAAAACACAATTGCCCTGCCCGGGGCAATCGGGATAAACCCACTGAACTGGAAGACCGACACAACCTATGCGAACGCTTCTGAAAATGCAGGAGCCGTGTTCTTCTATAATAATGGCAGCATCTCCTCAGAAATCCCGAACTTTACCGGAGCCTATCTTGCGGAGGTGGACGGATCAGTTGTCCTTATCGCCGACTCACCCGACCCTGCATCCTACTCGCTGCCGGAACTGTTCGCCGACGGCGTATACCATGTCTATGACTACTACTTCTTCTACGAAAACCTCAAAGATAACGTCGCAGATCGGACTGCCGCATACTTCGCCCAGCATGCAACTGCCTGA
- a CDS encoding sodium:solute symporter family protein has translation MGLSEGSTLVTLALIVVYFIVLLGIGVWASKKIKNSEDYMLAGRSLGFWLFTLLIVCSICSGMTLVGTSGFGYASGWPGIWEQIFVPLAAAFCIIFFGSKLNKIGREKGCMTLEDYFALRYENNKELRALSALASIAVSLVYLVGQYTAISIVLIWVFGLEHWQALLISGIIITAYTVIGGLYAVSWTGLVQGLILIFGVLLVSPFILSYAGGIEHINTVLASIDPNLVMPAFPNAYAAYAYCTPEFLVSFGILLMVGLACAPHIMSNVFAAKKISYFKWAPLVAFGIYVVIMFLVKLCGMGVRVMAEDGKLDAIAATNAPDFALMYGIQAAAPSIFITGLFAVIVLSAVMSTTDRLMLTVGTEFSWNIFKVMLRPNASERQVVRISQICVLIAAVVSLILAINPPEMLAFLIWLGIGLMLCSFAVPLIAGLYWRRATAAGAIASMAVGLVSSIGFGYYYQFIEKLPMHFSIYALALAILAMVVVSLLTQKNSDAALDETYTGAYLHPKELRK, from the coding sequence ATGGGGCTAAGTGAAGGAAGTACCCTGGTCACTCTTGCACTTATTGTTGTGTACTTCATAGTGCTGCTTGGTATCGGTGTGTGGGCATCGAAAAAGATCAAAAACTCCGAGGATTACATGCTTGCCGGCAGAAGTCTCGGGTTCTGGCTGTTCACGCTTCTGATCGTCTGTTCCATCTGCAGTGGTATGACGCTTGTGGGAACCAGCGGGTTCGGTTACGCTTCCGGCTGGCCGGGAATCTGGGAACAGATCTTTGTACCGCTCGCTGCTGCGTTCTGTATTATTTTCTTCGGATCCAAACTCAATAAAATTGGCCGGGAAAAAGGATGCATGACGCTTGAGGACTACTTTGCCCTCAGATACGAGAACAACAAAGAGCTTCGCGCTCTCTCGGCTCTGGCGAGCATTGCCGTCAGTCTGGTCTATCTTGTCGGCCAGTACACGGCAATCAGTATTGTTCTCATCTGGGTGTTCGGTCTGGAACACTGGCAGGCGCTTCTGATCTCAGGAATCATCATCACGGCATACACCGTGATTGGCGGGTTGTATGCGGTGTCGTGGACCGGACTTGTGCAGGGACTGATTCTCATCTTCGGTGTTCTGCTGGTCTCACCGTTCATTCTCAGTTATGCGGGAGGCATTGAGCACATCAATACTGTCCTCGCATCGATTGATCCAAACCTTGTCATGCCCGCGTTCCCGAATGCGTATGCGGCGTATGCCTACTGTACGCCTGAGTTCCTAGTTTCGTTCGGAATCCTCCTGATGGTGGGTCTTGCCTGTGCGCCGCACATCATGTCCAATGTCTTTGCGGCGAAGAAGATCTCCTACTTCAAGTGGGCCCCTCTCGTTGCATTCGGTATTTATGTTGTCATCATGTTCCTCGTCAAGCTGTGTGGTATGGGTGTCCGTGTCATGGCCGAGGACGGAAAACTTGACGCAATCGCGGCAACCAATGCTCCGGACTTCGCGCTGATGTACGGGATTCAGGCGGCAGCTCCAAGTATTTTTATTACTGGCCTGTTTGCGGTGATTGTTCTGTCCGCAGTCATGTCCACCACCGACCGGCTGATGCTTACGGTGGGCACAGAGTTTTCCTGGAACATCTTCAAAGTTATGCTTCGTCCGAATGCAAGCGAGCGGCAGGTTGTCCGCATCAGTCAGATTTGTGTGCTGATTGCAGCGGTTGTTTCGCTGATTCTTGCGATTAATCCGCCGGAGATGCTGGCTTTCCTGATCTGGCTTGGTATCGGGCTGATGCTCTGTTCGTTTGCCGTTCCGCTGATTGCTGGTCTGTACTGGCGGCGGGCGACCGCAGCGGGCGCGATTGCGAGTATGGCGGTCGGATTAGTTTCGTCGATCGGGTTTGGCTACTATTATCAGTTCATTGAGAAACTGCCGATGCACTTCTCTATCTACGCACTGGCGCTTGCTATCCTTGCTATGGTAGTGGTGAGTCTTCTGACGCAGAAGAATTCGGATGCGGCACTGGATGAAACATATACCGGTGCGTATCTGCATCCGAAAGAACTCAGGAAATAA
- the pyrH gene encoding UMP kinase, which yields MTRVVISVGGSVLVPTLDTHRLMEWADALKTLVKAGHQVFAVVGGGGEARRYINVCRDIGLDEASSDEFGILITRINARLLIAALGEYAYPRVAESYLDAKEFALTGKIVVMGGVTPGQTTDAVAACLAEEIGASMMINMTAIDGIYSADPKKDPAAVKYDTLSPQGLIDLIMKEKLCAGSNMVIDLVAAKITERSGIPLVVIDGRDPSLICRALLEGAFGGTVVGDKVVTFPL from the coding sequence ATGACGCGGGTTGTAATCTCTGTGGGAGGATCGGTTCTTGTACCAACACTTGATACTCATCGGCTGATGGAGTGGGCAGATGCCCTGAAAACTCTGGTCAAAGCCGGACATCAGGTGTTCGCCGTGGTCGGCGGGGGAGGGGAGGCCCGCCGGTATATCAATGTGTGTCGTGATATCGGACTGGATGAGGCGTCGTCCGATGAGTTCGGCATTCTGATTACCCGTATCAATGCCCGGCTGCTGATCGCGGCCCTTGGCGAGTACGCGTATCCGCGGGTGGCCGAGTCGTATCTGGATGCAAAGGAGTTTGCCCTGACCGGAAAGATCGTGGTGATGGGCGGCGTCACTCCCGGCCAGACCACCGATGCGGTTGCCGCGTGCCTGGCGGAGGAGATCGGTGCTTCGATGATGATCAATATGACCGCGATTGACGGTATCTACTCGGCCGATCCGAAGAAGGATCCGGCAGCGGTCAAATATGATACGCTCAGTCCGCAGGGTCTGATCGATTTGATTATGAAGGAAAAACTCTGTGCCGGCAGTAATATGGTCATTGATCTGGTGGCCGCAAAGATCACCGAACGTTCCGGGATTCCTCTGGTTGTCATCGATGGTCGCGACCCGTCGCTGATCTGCCGGGCACTGCTTGAGGGTGCGTTTGGGGGAACGGTTGTCGGCGACAAAGTTGTCACGTTCCCACTCTGA
- a CDS encoding PDDEXK nuclease domain-containing protein, whose protein sequence is MISNTSQYLNILVSVKEEIQSSRCKAALSVNSELILLYWKIGSILLAQDTRGSRFIENLSKDLLKEYPEMKGFSVRNLRYMKKFAQLMPESRFVQTVSAKLSWSHNIVLLEKVKSPAERMWYGEMAIENGWSVAVLEHHAATGLYARQVASKKIQNFRHQLPSPHSEQVLAVMKDPYIFDFLDLKEDALERDLENQLVQNVTRMLLELGSGFAFVGRQYHLEVGGEDFYLDLLFYHLKLRCYVVIELKTGKFCPEYAGKMNFYLSAVDDLLRGEGDNPSIGLILCRDESQVVAEYALRNLEKPIGISEYKFIQELPKELRGLFPDSEEFTVQCVTPHYTLRRSSQTQNDTP, encoded by the coding sequence ATGATCTCCAACACCTCGCAGTACCTGAATATCCTTGTGAGCGTAAAGGAGGAAATTCAGTCATCCCGGTGTAAAGCAGCGTTAAGCGTGAATAGTGAGCTGATTCTTTTGTACTGGAAGATTGGCAGTATTCTCCTTGCACAGGATACCCGCGGCAGCCGTTTCATTGAAAATTTATCCAAAGATCTCTTGAAAGAATATCCAGAAATGAAAGGGTTTTCTGTAAGAAACCTTCGATACATGAAAAAATTTGCGCAGTTGATGCCCGAATCCCGATTTGTGCAGACAGTGTCTGCAAAATTATCCTGGTCGCATAACATCGTGCTTCTTGAGAAGGTGAAAAGTCCTGCTGAACGCATGTGGTATGGCGAAATGGCAATTGAAAACGGATGGTCGGTTGCAGTCCTTGAACACCATGCAGCCACAGGATTGTATGCCCGGCAGGTTGCATCCAAAAAGATCCAGAATTTCCGTCATCAGCTTCCTTCACCGCACAGCGAGCAGGTGCTTGCGGTGATGAAGGATCCATATATTTTTGATTTTCTGGATCTGAAAGAGGATGCCCTTGAACGGGATCTGGAAAACCAGCTGGTACAAAATGTGACGCGAATGCTGCTGGAGCTTGGTTCCGGGTTTGCCTTTGTCGGGAGACAGTATCATCTTGAGGTAGGTGGCGAGGATTTCTATCTGGATCTTTTGTTCTATCATCTGAAGCTTCGCTGCTATGTGGTGATCGAACTGAAGACCGGGAAGTTCTGCCCGGAGTATGCAGGAAAGATGAACTTTTATCTTTCTGCTGTGGATGATCTGTTGCGGGGAGAAGGCGACAACCCATCGATCGGATTGATTCTGTGCCGCGATGAGTCGCAGGTGGTTGCGGAATATGCTCTCCGCAATCTTGAAAAGCCGATAGGTATCAGTGAGTATAAGTTTATTCAGGAACTGCCAAAAGAGTTGAGAGGGTTGTTCCCCGATTCCGAGGAGTTTACGGTGCAGTGTGTGACGCCGCACTATACGTTGCGGAGGTCTTCTCAGACACAAAATGATACGCCGTAG
- a CDS encoding dihydroneopterin aldolase family protein: MATDRENAVFEAAIKLGALYHQFVGTPISRSTADKVEAAIESAVSLQPYVTRIEVHLDRSLMNENPFGYSELTGAMYHAVIETTFGDATCRAQLKFENGYPMMKILE, encoded by the coding sequence ATGGCAACCGACAGAGAAAACGCAGTGTTTGAAGCAGCGATTAAACTTGGCGCACTCTACCACCAGTTTGTGGGAACGCCCATCAGCAGATCAACCGCCGACAAAGTCGAGGCAGCAATTGAAAGTGCAGTCTCGCTTCAGCCGTATGTGACCCGCATCGAAGTACATCTCGACCGGTCTCTCATGAACGAAAACCCGTTCGGATACTCCGAACTGACCGGAGCAATGTATCATGCGGTGATTGAAACAACCTTCGGCGACGCAACCTGCCGTGCCCAGCTGAAGTTTGAGAACGGCTACCCCATGATGAAGATCCTTGAGTAA
- a CDS encoding TatD family hydrolase, with amino-acid sequence MQESFPVLDDHFHINRRTGVGPVVVREFMRSGGTHIVLVSLPSWSHEIAPTRPADFRPVFDELLETAAAVRAEGCICYPVCGVHPAEIGKLCTRMSLGEAEALMCGALDVAAEYVAEGHAIGLKSGRPHYPVEPEVWDASNRVLSHALTLAGELDCALQIHAESGTCADVVDLAKAAGMNPARVVKHFATCETPLHPSVTVREPFLADWFAEKREFTMESDYMDDLSRPGAVNGPRSVPRRMQRMLQEGTVTPEDMWRVHSAVPEKIYGVSFCV; translated from the coding sequence ATGCAGGAATCATTTCCCGTCCTCGACGATCATTTCCACATCAACCGCCGAACGGGTGTCGGTCCAGTCGTGGTCAGGGAGTTCATGCGGTCGGGCGGGACGCACATCGTTCTCGTATCGCTTCCCTCCTGGTCGCACGAGATCGCTCCTACCCGGCCTGCGGATTTCCGGCCCGTGTTTGACGAACTGCTCGAAACAGCAGCAGCAGTCCGTGCCGAAGGATGTATCTGTTATCCCGTTTGCGGCGTCCATCCGGCGGAGATCGGAAAACTCTGCACCCGCATGAGCCTCGGCGAAGCCGAGGCTCTCATGTGCGGGGCACTGGATGTTGCCGCAGAGTACGTTGCCGAAGGACATGCAATCGGCCTCAAGTCAGGCCGTCCCCACTATCCGGTAGAGCCGGAGGTATGGGACGCTTCCAACCGTGTGCTCTCCCATGCTCTCACCCTTGCAGGTGAACTGGACTGTGCATTGCAGATTCATGCCGAAAGCGGCACCTGTGCAGATGTTGTCGATCTCGCAAAAGCTGCCGGCATGAATCCGGCCCGTGTCGTCAAACACTTTGCCACCTGCGAAACACCGCTTCACCCATCCGTTACGGTCCGCGAACCGTTCCTTGCTGACTGGTTCGCAGAGAAGCGGGAGTTCACCATGGAAAGCGACTACATGGACGATCTCTCCCGACCGGGAGCAGTGAACGGACCGCGGTCCGTCCCCCGGAGAATGCAACGAATGCTTCAGGAAGGAACCGTGACTCCCGAAGACATGTGGCGGGTACACTCTGCCGTACCGGAAAAGATCTACGGCGTATCATTTTGTGTCTGA